In Persicimonas caeni, a single window of DNA contains:
- a CDS encoding RNA 2'-phosphotransferase, with protein MKRNLKKYSKFLSYILRHRPDELGLEMSRSGWVSVPALLEGLAERDGSWSREVLEQVVRENDKQRFEFDDTGHLIRARQGHTVDVDLGYDPTEPPELLYHGTVPKFLDAIVAEGLEPKERHHVHLSHDIKTAMQVGNRRGKPVILVIEAREMWDDGHEFFCTPNDVWLVESVPPEYLRVDSSI; from the coding sequence ATGAAACGCAACCTCAAGAAGTATTCGAAATTCCTGTCCTATATCCTGCGCCACCGCCCCGACGAGCTCGGCCTCGAGATGTCGCGCAGCGGCTGGGTGAGCGTGCCCGCGCTGCTCGAAGGACTCGCCGAGCGCGACGGGTCGTGGAGCCGCGAGGTGCTCGAGCAGGTGGTGCGCGAGAACGACAAGCAGCGCTTCGAGTTCGACGACACCGGCCACCTCATCCGCGCGCGCCAGGGCCACACCGTCGACGTAGATCTGGGCTACGATCCGACCGAGCCGCCCGAGCTGTTGTACCACGGCACCGTCCCCAAATTTCTCGACGCCATCGTCGCAGAGGGGCTCGAGCCCAAGGAGCGCCACCACGTGCACCTGTCCCACGACATAAAGACGGCCATGCAGGTCGGCAACCGGCGCGGCAAGCCGGTCATCTTGGTCATCGAGGCCAGAGAGATGTGGGACGACGGCCACGAGTTCTTCTGCACGCCCAACGACGTGTGGCTGGTCGAGTCGGTCCCCCCGGAGTACCTGCGCGTCGACTCGTCCATTTGA